The Gemmatimonadaceae bacterium DNA segment CCGCCCGGCAGGTACGACACGTTCGTCTGGACCTGCACGCCGTAGGACCCGGCGAGGTCCTCGCGGATCCGCTGGGTCAGTCGCAGCTTGAGTACCTCTGTCAGGGCCGTGACGTCAAACCACTCCTCGGATCCGCCGCCGATCGCTCCGTGGAATGCGATTGCGGTGTAGGTCTGCGGCTCCCGGCCGAGTTGCATAGTGCGACGCACAGTGCCGGGCGGAGGCGGGATCCGGACGTCCGGCGTGGTCTCGCGCGTGCCCGTCGAGGGCAGGCCACCGATGTACTGGAGCACGAGCGGCTTGATGTCCTCCACGGCGAATGCGCCGACGAACGTGAACGTGAAATCGCCGCCGTTGCTGAAGCGCTCGCGGAAGAAGGTGGGCACACGCGCGAAGCGCACGCGGTCAAGCAGGGCCGGCGACGGCGTCGGCGCCCGGTGGTGGTACTGGGCCATCACGGCCCGAATCGTGTCCTGGAACGCGAGGACGGGGCCGGCGGCGTGCTCGATCATCGCGCTGCGCAGCTTCTCGGCCGACGCAACCATCGCCGAGCTGTCCTCGCGCGCCTGCGTGAACATCAGATACAGCAGTTCCAGCGTCGTTGGCAGGTCGCGCCGCGACGAGCGGCCCAGCCATTCCTCATTGAGCTGCTGTACCGTCTGGCGCACATCGATGATCTTGCCGGCGATGCGCCGACCGAGTTGCCGGGCGTTGTAGCTGCCGAATCCCGACGCGCCTTGCAGTTCGTTGACGAGCGCGGCGGTGGCGAAATCGCTGTCGCTGGCCATCTGGATGCCCCCCGGGCTCGACGCACTGATCAACACCTCGTCGGCGCGATAGTCGGTCGGCTTCAAGAATACCCGCGCGCCGTTGGACAGCAGCCACTCCGTCACGCCGACGGACGCGTGCACCGTCGTCTCGACGATCGTGCCCGGGGCCGGCGCCGTGGACAGCAGCGGGGCGTTGAGGTCGGGCTCCACGTACGCGGCGACCGTGGCGGCACGCGCCTCGGCAAAGGCGGCGAGCAGTTGGGCTTCCGTGGGTCCGCTGCGCCCGGTCCCGCGCTGCGTGGCTGTCGTCATCACGACCCGCGGGCGCGCCTCCAGCCACCGCGCGGCCTCGCGTTGCAGGTCCTCGGCCGTGATGCTGGACATCAGCCGACGGGCCGTCACCACCGAAGCTTCTGTGTCGAGCAGCGGCGCGCCCGTCAGCGCCATACGCGTCAGCTTGTGCGCCGTGGTGCCGGCGAGGATGTTGTCGCGCTCGAGGTAGAGCTGTTCACCGCGGCGCATCTGGCTCGCCTTTTCGCGGGCGAGCTCTCCGGGAGTGAAGCCGTGCTGCGCGACCCGGGCCATCTCGCGCACCATCGCCCGCAGCGCCGCGACGAAGTCATTGTCACGGACCCGTGCCGAGAGGGTCGCCAGCTCGACCGGCTCGACGAGCGGCGAGAGCGAGTAGCCGGCGCCGAGGTACGGTGCACCGGGCTTGTCTGCGACCTCAGCGAGGCGGCTGTTCAGCATATTCTCGAACATCGCGGCGATGATGCGCGCCCGATATCCGCCGCTCGTGGCCACGCCCTCGGCGTTCGCGACCTTCACGGCCACGCTGACAATGCTCGCCGTTGCCTCCTCGTCAGCGGTGGTGCTGACCAAGGTGCCGTGCGTCAGCGGCACCGCGACGCGGGGTCGTGGGCGCGCGGCCGTCGGCCGCGCAAGGCGCGAGAAGTGGCGACGCAAGCGCGCTTCCATCGCGTCCACGTCGAAGTCACCGACCGCGACGACTGTCATCAGGTCGGCGCGATACCAGTCGCGGTAGAACCGGAGCAGTGCCTCGCGCGGCGCGTGTTCGATGTGCGCCGGCGTGCCGATCGGCAGGCGCTCCGCGTACTTGGAATCCCGCATGAGCGTGGGGAAGTGCGCGCGGAAGGTGCGGTCATCGGCGCCGAGGCGCCCGCGCCACTCCCCGAGCACGACGCCGCGTTCAGCTTCGACCTCGTCGGCCTCGAACGTGATGCCGTGCGCCCAGTCCTCAAGAATCTGTACCCCCGTCTCGAGCAGCGGCGCCGAGTCTGTGGGGATGGTCAGCATATACACCGTTTCGTCGAACGAGGTATACGCGTTGAGATGCGCCCCGAACTTCATGCCTACGAGCTCGAGGTAGTCGCGGAGTTCGTGCCTGCGGAAGTTGCGGGTGCCGTTGAACGCCATGTGTTCCACGAAGTGGGCGAGGCCCTGCTGATCCGCGTCCTCGTGCACGGAGCCGACGCGCACGACCAAACGCAGCTCCGCGCGATGCTCCGGCTTGCGCGCGTGCCGAATGAGATACTGCAGTCCGTTCGGGAGCGTCCCGCGCCGCACCGCAGGGTCCAGCGTGAGCGCTGTGTCGGGCACGGCCGCGCGGGTGGCCGGGACTTGGGCCGGCGCCACCGTCGAGGCGGCGGCGAGCAGGGCAGCGGTGGTTGCCGTCGCGAAGGCCGCGCGGAAGAGATGGCCAGCTGTCATGGAGGCTGTGGTGGCTTGAGGAAGGAGGGACCGGTGCGTCAGTTCACGAGGTCGAGCATCGCGCGCCAAAGCGCTTCTGTTGTGTGGTTCAGGGAGTCGGACAGGCGAATCAACCCATCGCCATCGATCAGCACGGCGGTCGGGTCCAAGCTGGAGAGCACGCCGTAGGCCTGCTCGTTCGGATTGAGTTCAGGGAACTGCCGACCGTCCGGCATCGGCTTGAAGACCGTCTCCGTGACGACCATCGCTGCCGGCAGCGCGAGTTCCTCGAGGTACTGCATCGCCAGCAACGGCGCTTCCGTGGCGTAGTCCATGGGCGCCGGACGACGCCGGAAGTACCGTTGGCTGCGCGTGACGATGACGAGGTCTATCCCGCGAGCGGCGTAGGTCGCGGCCAGGCGGCGGAACGTGTAGTAGCCGTCGTAGCACGAGAAGAGGCAGGTGTGCTCGACGAACAGCAGCAGCGTGGGGCGTCCGCGGAGCGGGCGTGTGCTGTCCGTTCCCGCTGGGAACCAGCGGCCGCCCTGCAGCGGCGTCGAGGTCTGCCCCACCACCCGCATACCGGCGAGGCCGCGCTCGATCGTCTCGTGGGCCTCCGACGAGTACTTGCCGACGCGGGCGGCCCCGCGCTCCAGCACGCCGAGCGCCTCCGTCACGCCGCCGGCCCCGAAGAGCGCCGCCCGCGACGCCAAGCGGTATAGCAGGGCTTGTTCCGCCGCGAGGTTATGGTCATCGGCTTCACCCAACTGGGTGGTCAGCGCGAGCCCAGCGCGCGTCGCTCGAGTGAGCCGGCCCTCGTCGAAATCCGTGAGGGCGTCCTGCGCGAGGGCGAGATAGGCGCGCAGGCGCGCAGGGATCGCCGCATCACCCAGACTGTCGAGACGCGCCATAAGCCGCCAGGCGTCCTGGCGCCGCGGCGTCGGCCGCATCGCGAGCAGCGTCGCGATTGCCCGCTCGAGCGCCTCCGGGGCCGCCGCCGTGCGCTCGAGGTAAATCTGGAGGGCGGAATCCGATCTGGCGGCGGTGCCGGCGAAGGCAGCGAGCAGCGCGAGGTCAGGCAGCGCGTCGGTGTCCGCCACCGCGAGCGTGTGCGCGCCTCCGCACATCGCCGCCACGCTGCGTAAGGTCGTGCTCACGACATTCCGCGTCCGCAAGTCCAACGAGTCGACCAGCGTCGTGCGTTCGGCGATCGCCTCGCGTCGCCGCGCCGCTTGCACGCACTCGTTCGGATAACGATAGAGCGCCAGCGCGGAGTCGCCCCGCGCTTGGGCGGGAGCCGTCACGGCAGCGCCGGCGAGTCCGGCGACGACCAGGAGGGTGGCCTGCATCGCGGCGAGCAGTGCCGCCAAGGTACGGACGACGTGCCGTCCCCAGCGCTGCGAGAGTGGAAGGTCAGACAGCATCGGCGAGCCCCGCAAAATTGAAGTCGCGCACCTTCAGTGCCGGCACGACGGTGGGGAAGTACCGGCTGAGCACTCGCTGCGGCGTCCCGATCTGCTCCACGTTGTTGAGCATGAAGATCGGGGACTCCAGGAAGCGGAAGTTGCGCGCGGGATGCGTGATGCGGCCGTTCTCGATCAGCCACAGCCCGTCGCGCGTGAAGCCCGTGCAGAGCACCGATGCCTGGTCGATCGTCTGGATGTTGCTGAACCGCGTGACGAGGAACCCGCGGCGGGTAGTGCGGATCATCTGCTCCACGGTCGAGGTTTCGCCAACGCCCTCGAGCCGGAAGCCTCCTTGGGCCAGCAACGGCTCGTTCCGATGCAGGTACTGCATGGCGTAGTGGCGCTGGTACGCCAGGTCCTTGAGGACCCCCTTGTCGATCCAGGTCGCCGCGTAATACGGATCGTCCGTCACCGCATACGGCAAGTGCGGCGCGACGGGGTCCATCGGATCCACGCGCAGCGTGAGGCGACGGTCCATCACCAGTTCGCCGAAGCGGGCGAAGCCGCGACGGTCGGCAGAGAAGGGCAACCCCCCGGACTCGGTGAACTGTCGGTCCATTGCCACCGAGCTGTAGAGCACGCGGACGAGATCCGCCACCGCCTGCGGCTCGAGGATCACCGTGTAGCGTCCCGGTTCCACGGCCCGCGGGTCGCGCGAACGTACGCACTTGTCCACGGCGCGGGCGCTGATCGCGTGCGGGTCGATGCGCTCGATGAACTGATTGTCGATTCCCGCCCACCCGGACGCCATGCCCTTCTGGTCGCGTGCGGTCATCGAGCAGATCGCTTCGGTGGTCGGGTAGTAGAGGTCGATGCCGCGGTTGTCGAAGCGCACGATGCCGTGCGCGCCCGTGATCAACTCACCCGCACATTGCAGCCCGGCGTCCTCCGCCGGGGCGATCATCGCGCGCGCAATATCTCCCCGGGCCTCCGCCGTCATTGCGAAGGTCGACGGGCTCCATAGTTCTGGCCGCAGGTGCGGTAGCAGCGTCGACGGCTCCGACGGCGGGTCTACCGGGCTCCGGCGGGACAGCGCCATCTGCGATTCCGCCTCCGCGACCGTCGCGCGGAGACCCGCCTCGTCGAATCGATTGCTCCACACCACGGCGCCCGCACCGTCGCGCGCGCGCGTGATCCAGTAGGAATCGCGACTCGCTTCTTCCGATGAATACGCGAAGTTGCGCGCCCAGCGCACCCGCCCCTCCCACTGCAGGCGGATGCCAAACGAGGTGAAGCCGCCGCCCTGCGCGGCGTTGAACACGAACTCGGCCAATTGACGACAACGCACGTGATCGAGGAAGTCGGGCGCCGCACCTTGTGGGCTCATTGGACCTTCCGGCGCATATCGACTACCGACAGGTTGTTGACGCGGATCGCCGGCGTCACCACCGACCGCGGATGCAACTGCTGCCAGTTCTTGCCATACTCGAAGGACGCCGTACGGACGGTGGAGGCGCCACCGAGGGCTGCGGTATTCTTCCAAAGCTCGGGCGTACGGTATACGTAACCGAACCCCGTGACGGCGTTGCCAAGGCGTCCGTTCCGGATCTCGAACACGCGCGTGCCTTGGCCCCAGCCACTCGCGCACTGGTGATCGTGCTCGCTGCGGCCTCCGCGCACGAGGTAGCCGCGCGTGACCCCGCGCACGAGCTCGTCGAGTGTCGTGTCCGTGGGCGACGGCGCGAGGGCGAAGTTGACGGGCTGCGGTCCGGTCACGTACAGCGCGTGCTGCGCGCCCGCGCAGCCGCTAGAGACCGGCGGACGCCGCGACAGCCACGACCCGCTCTCGCGCGTCGTAAGGAAGTTTCGCAGGACGCCCTCACGCACGACAGGGACGTCCACCGGCTCGACACCTTCGTCGTCCCATCGGACCGTGGCGGCGCCAAGTGGCTGCCGTCGCGATCCCGTGAGATTCACCAGTGCGCTGCCGACCTGGTATGTGTCCAGCATCGCGTCCGGGTCGTCGAGGAAGCTCGTCCCGTCGTTGTTGGCATCGTACCCCATCGCGCGAGCGAGATCGCAGGCGGCGCCAATGCCACCGTCGATGATGCCCGCGACGGCCGGCGCGTCAAGCACGACGTCGTAACGGCCGATATCGACGGGTTGCGTGAAGCGCGCGCGTTCGAGGTCTTCGAACATCGCGCGGAGCCGCTCCCGCGCGGGTGCGTCGCGCAAGTGTTCCCAGCCCGCACGGGCCAGTGCGCCAATGTCGAGCTCACCCGACGCCATCTGCTGTGTCCGCCAGTGGGGACCAAGCACAAGAGCGACTTGCGCACCGGTGCGAAACAGCGTCTGGGCACAACGCGCCCCGTCGGTGCTGACGAGGTAGCGCTCCTCTCGCTCGAGGACGAGCTTGGACTTCATTTCCGCCAGCGCCCGATTCTCGCGAAAGGCGAAGTCGTGGAGCGCAGCCACCCAATCGAGCGCGACGCCCGGATCCATCGCGATTGGATCGATGCGCACCGGCTGTCGCCACTCTCCGACGGCTGGCTGCGCGATTGGGGCGAGCGCCACTTGGCGCGGCTTCCCGCGTGCGCCCGCCCGCGCGGAGCCTGCCGCGGCGGCGGCAAGCCGCGCGGCGTTGTCGGGCGTCAAACGCGGGTGGGAAGCGAATCCCCAGTACCCGTCGATAAGCACGCGCACGCCGATGCCCACCGTCTCCGAGTCAAACCACGTGGTCGCCAGTGCGCGCTGCTGGAGCTCCAACGTACGGACCAAGCTGCGGGTCACGCGGGCGTCGGCGTAGGTCGCGCCGGCGCGCCGCGCCGCCTCGATGGCGACCGCGGCGAGGGCCAGCGGATCCTCGTCACGTCGGCCGCGGCGAGACGCCGGCCGCGCCGACTCCGGCAACGAAACGAGCGCTGATGGGTGCGCGGACGCGAGACCGGGCATCGTGGCCAGCAGTGCGGCCGTACCCGCCTTCACGAATAGGCGTCGAGTGGTCATAGAAGTGCTCTCCCGGGGCACCGCCGTCTCGGAGGCGCCCGCCAGGTAATCGATGGGGTGGTGGCGGCGAAGGCCGCCGCGTACTCCGTGGGCGGCGGCGATCCTAGCGCACCACGAACTCGCCGCTCTGGGCTGGCATAGTCACGGTCGTCCAGCGATACGTGCCGGGAGTCGAGAAGCGCCGCCGCTCCGCGCCGTACGGCGCGATCGCCAGGTTCCCCGCCAGTTCCCACTCGGAGGCCGCCTCGGCGGCGGTTGAGTCGCTCCACCGCACCTGGAGCGTGGAACTGGTGTAGTTGCTGATGCTCACGATCCCGCCCGCTCCGAGGTAGAACGGCGCCTCCGGCGACGCCAGGATCGTGTTGCTGATCGGGTCGGTGTAGAGGAAGACTGACATCTCCGTCGGATCCGTGAACTCGAACTCCACGGAGTCGACGAAAGTCTGGCCGTAGGCCGTCGTCGAACCGATGATCCAGGTCGTCCCGCGGCGTTGCGGGACGAATGCGGTCAGCGTCGGGAGCAGGAAGACGCCGCTCGCGCGATCGCGCACCTCGAGCCGCACGAACACGTCGAAAAGCTGGTTGCCCGCCGTGTCGAGCACCGTGGGCGAAAGGAACTTGAGCGAGCCGATGCCAAGGTGCGGGCTCTCCCACGGCGGCAGGGCCAGCGACAGGGACCCGACGGCGGCACGTGATGGCGTCACGG contains these protein-coding regions:
- a CDS encoding insulinase family protein codes for the protein MTAGHLFRAAFATATTAALLAAASTVAPAQVPATRAAVPDTALTLDPAVRRGTLPNGLQYLIRHARKPEHRAELRLVVRVGSVHEDADQQGLAHFVEHMAFNGTRNFRRHELRDYLELVGMKFGAHLNAYTSFDETVYMLTIPTDSAPLLETGVQILEDWAHGITFEADEVEAERGVVLGEWRGRLGADDRTFRAHFPTLMRDSKYAERLPIGTPAHIEHAPREALLRFYRDWYRADLMTVVAVGDFDVDAMEARLRRHFSRLARPTAARPRPRVAVPLTHGTLVSTTADEEATASIVSVAVKVANAEGVATSGGYRARIIAAMFENMLNSRLAEVADKPGAPYLGAGYSLSPLVEPVELATLSARVRDNDFVAALRAMVREMARVAQHGFTPGELAREKASQMRRGEQLYLERDNILAGTTAHKLTRMALTGAPLLDTEASVVTARRLMSSITAEDLQREAARWLEARPRVVMTTATQRGTGRSGPTEAQLLAAFAEARAATVAAYVEPDLNAPLLSTAPAPGTIVETTVHASVGVTEWLLSNGARVFLKPTDYRADEVLISASSPGGIQMASDSDFATAALVNELQGASGFGSYNARQLGRRIAGKIIDVRQTVQQLNEEWLGRSSRRDLPTTLELLYLMFTQAREDSSAMVASAEKLRSAMIEHAAGPVLAFQDTIRAVMAQYHHRAPTPSPALLDRVRFARVPTFFRERFSNGGDFTFTFVGAFAVEDIKPLVLQYIGGLPSTGTRETTPDVRIPPPPGTVRRTMQLGREPQTYTAIAFHGAIGGGSEEWFDVTALTEVLKLRLTQRIREDLAGSYGVQVQTNVSYLPGGNSYGTTIVFIADPARREELTAATFAVIDSLRTVGPTEQEVAKVRSQFLRQNETARLTNEMWTQLGQLRDRGWSFDLLLDDSRPQGMTVESVRQSARRFLDTTQYAHFVLEPSPGSGSQP
- a CDS encoding TldD/PmbA family protein, which encodes MTTRRLFVKAGTAALLATMPGLASAHPSALVSLPESARPASRRGRRDEDPLALAAVAIEAARRAGATYADARVTRSLVRTLELQQRALATTWFDSETVGIGVRVLIDGYWGFASHPRLTPDNAARLAAAAAGSARAGARGKPRQVALAPIAQPAVGEWRQPVRIDPIAMDPGVALDWVAALHDFAFRENRALAEMKSKLVLEREERYLVSTDGARCAQTLFRTGAQVALVLGPHWRTQQMASGELDIGALARAGWEHLRDAPARERLRAMFEDLERARFTQPVDIGRYDVVLDAPAVAGIIDGGIGAACDLARAMGYDANNDGTSFLDDPDAMLDTYQVGSALVNLTGSRRQPLGAATVRWDDEGVEPVDVPVVREGVLRNFLTTRESGSWLSRRPPVSSGCAGAQHALYVTGPQPVNFALAPSPTDTTLDELVRGVTRGYLVRGGRSEHDHQCASGWGQGTRVFEIRNGRLGNAVTGFGYVYRTPELWKNTAALGGASTVRTASFEYGKNWQQLHPRSVVTPAIRVNNLSVVDMRRKVQ